The Latilactobacillus sakei subsp. sakei DSM 20017 = JCM 1157 genome includes a window with the following:
- a CDS encoding mucin-binding protein, protein MNREKGFRKVLLFGLALYVVGFGLGQDVTHSYATEASSDATLTSQLSSDSESTSSQSSSETLASETPKIAPETKGESTNPVKVMPSLAKTQTPVTQKVARAATTYKIQDLIDQGGVKTTVTWDIYSQSEDDISQGYTGTYYPKVIKFSVLPNNVLQPGDTISFSVLRYTGKLSGQGPVTMASVSLRELGQYDGKSLVLGSEYVPDKAVDASSDLPKSSGGVATLTNETTPDYTAAYAGSTINGTKSSVTVIPATHFNGFQVTNAAVGSDKKGTLTLSGYTKDQTYFQSALDGTPNLKGVPTANYVRIYRIDKESAQNINKVSFDLKTYMPALMPDGQHMAAKAGTTGPMLFIKAPAAVPINNSGSVAADATDDEIIAKTSPQTYGVLHNSDGSMTLYLNYGNLTRPYELPVDTITKGVMNNSWDGTQEGLDYALNRLSNNNYSALATSTYFTMNISFNDPSIENTVQATYKDTLNNTETINQPSSPPSASTDGQTTIKVHYADQNGKYIKPIETHYGWPDTDKLQITTQDLTIPGYTLDKSNLPKGADPDTGALTLSYPKEAGKVDDILYRFIQNKQKIDVTYVDDTTGKQLATDTMSGVVDENSKYNTQTKLAAYEKQGYQLVSDETNGATLLFSDQD, encoded by the coding sequence TTGAATCGGGAAAAAGGGTTTAGAAAAGTGTTACTGTTTGGACTAGCCTTATATGTCGTTGGATTCGGCTTAGGACAAGATGTGACGCATAGTTATGCGACTGAAGCTAGCAGTGATGCGACACTCACCAGTCAGTTAAGTAGTGATTCGGAGAGCACATCCAGTCAATCATCGAGCGAAACGCTCGCTTCGGAAACGCCTAAGATTGCGCCTGAAACAAAAGGCGAGTCGACCAATCCAGTTAAAGTTATGCCATCATTGGCTAAGACACAAACACCAGTGACACAAAAGGTAGCGCGCGCAGCAACGACCTATAAGATCCAAGATTTGATTGATCAAGGGGGCGTTAAAACGACTGTCACCTGGGATATTTATAGTCAGTCAGAAGACGATATCTCTCAGGGCTATACAGGAACCTATTATCCTAAAGTAATTAAATTCTCGGTATTACCTAATAATGTGCTACAACCTGGTGATACCATCAGTTTCAGTGTGCTTAGATATACTGGAAAATTAAGTGGTCAGGGACCGGTTACGATGGCCAGCGTCTCACTCAGGGAATTAGGCCAATATGACGGTAAGTCGTTGGTACTGGGCAGTGAATATGTTCCCGATAAAGCGGTCGATGCGTCGAGTGACTTGCCTAAGAGTTCGGGTGGGGTGGCAACTTTAACGAATGAAACAACGCCTGATTACACGGCGGCTTATGCCGGCAGTACGATTAATGGGACGAAATCATCAGTGACGGTCATTCCGGCCACGCATTTTAATGGTTTTCAAGTGACTAATGCGGCAGTTGGTTCTGACAAAAAAGGAACATTAACCTTAAGTGGTTATACAAAAGACCAAACCTACTTCCAGTCAGCCTTAGATGGCACGCCTAACCTTAAGGGCGTGCCAACGGCTAATTATGTCCGAATTTATCGCATTGATAAAGAGTCAGCACAAAATATTAATAAAGTTAGCTTTGATTTAAAAACTTACATGCCAGCGTTAATGCCGGATGGGCAACATATGGCTGCCAAAGCGGGGACAACTGGGCCGATGCTCTTCATTAAAGCCCCCGCAGCTGTGCCGATTAATAACAGCGGCAGTGTCGCCGCCGATGCGACTGACGATGAGATTATCGCTAAAACATCGCCGCAAACCTATGGTGTTTTGCATAATTCGGATGGCAGTATGACCCTTTACTTGAACTATGGCAATTTGACACGGCCTTATGAGTTACCGGTCGATACGATTACCAAAGGGGTTATGAATAATTCTTGGGATGGGACCCAAGAGGGATTAGATTACGCGCTCAACCGGCTATCGAATAACAATTATTCGGCCTTAGCGACTTCAACTTATTTCACAATGAATATTAGTTTTAATGATCCAAGTATCGAAAATACGGTCCAAGCAACGTACAAAGATACACTTAATAATACAGAAACGATTAACCAACCATCATCACCACCCAGTGCTTCAACAGATGGGCAAACCACAATCAAGGTGCATTATGCTGATCAAAATGGTAAATACATCAAACCGATTGAAACTCATTATGGTTGGCCTGATACAGATAAATTACAAATCACAACGCAAGATTTAACAATTCCGGGGTATACGTTAGATAAGTCGAATCTACCCAAAGGCGCTGATCCAGATACTGGTGCGCTCACTTTAAGTTATCCCAAAGAAGCAGGTAAAGTTGATGATATTTTGTATCGCTTTATCCAAAATAAACAAAAAATTGACGTGACCTATGTCGACGACACAACAGGGAAGCAATTAGCGACCGATACGATGTCGGGTGTTGTTGATGAAAATTCAAAATACAATACACAAACGAAATTAGCAGCGTATGAAAAACAGGGTTATCAATTAGTGAGTGATGAAACCAATGGCGCAACACTGCTTTTTAGCGACCAAGATTAG